From a single Raphanus sativus cultivar WK10039 chromosome 3, ASM80110v3, whole genome shotgun sequence genomic region:
- the LOC108844642 gene encoding transcription factor MYB104 — translation MGKVRHDSGGSGDDFAIDKNFHKGPWTSAEDQLLIAYVDKHGDGNWNAVQKHSGLSRCGKSCRLRWVNHLRPDLKKGSFTDKEEQRVIELHASMGNKWARMAAELPGRTDNEIKNFWNTRVKRLQRLGLPIYPDEVREQALNAAAQNGHNTDSLDGHHSQESLELDCLEIPEFDFKYLQLNGCSSFYQSLLSSVPTGNQMRQNPALFQPNNIYNVIDSSYQPPPNRKRVRESETAFPPYTGGYAVSDQVWNYPSTPGQFNVAALQDSHFLGDATTTTTTYSSPSEPLLHGGAEKLELPSFQCFDTQDEPGDWETQHPMQALESDNTLVMSPLTDQTPSDCPSSFCDGLLESVVYGSSGEKQTDPDSPLLHQSSLLDHIEITPATANTAGHNSNAETDLVHFAPTSSNERRTSFESGDWIRQLLGEDRDYTK, via the exons ATGGGTAAAGTTCGCCATGATTCAGGAGGATCAGGCGATGATTTTGCAATAGACAAAAACTTTCACAAAGGCCCTTGGACATCGGCTGAAGACCAACTTCTGATCGCTTATGTCGACAAACATGGTGATGGTAACTGGAACGCTGTTCAGAAACACTCTGGCCTTTCTCGCTGCGGCAAAAGCTGCCGCCTCCGCTGGGTGAATCACCTTAGGCCTGATTTAAAGAAAGGCTCTTTTACCGACAAGGAAGAGCAGCGTGTCATCGAGCTTCATGCTTCCATGGGTAACAAATGGGCACGAATGGCTGCTGAA CTACCTGGTCGCACGGATAACGAGATCAAGAACTTCTGGAACACGAGAGTTAAGAGACTGCAGCGACTTGGCTTACCGATTTACCCTGACGAAGTTCGTGAGCAAGCCTTGAACGCCGCAGCACAGAATGGTCATAACACTGACTCGTTGGACGGTCATCATAGTCAAGAGTCTTTGGAGCTGGACTGTCTCGAGATCCCTGAATTTGATTTCAAGTACTTACAACTCAATGGTTGCTCCTCTTTCTACCAGTCGTTGCTTAGCAGTGTTCCCACGGGTAACCAGATGAGACAGAATCCTGCCTTATTTCAGCCTAATAATATCTACAACGTGATAGATTCTTCTTACCAACCGCCTCCTAACCGCAAACGCGTCAGGGAATCAGAAACCGCGTTTCCTCCTTACACTGGTGGTTATGCTGTGAGCGACCAGGTTTGGAACTATCCAAGCACTCCAGGACAGTTCAACGTTGCTGCACTCCAGGATAGCCATTTTCTTGGCGAtgctactactactactactacataTTCTTCTCCTTCTGAGCCTCTCCTTCACGGCGGGGCTGAGAAGTTGGAGCTCCCTTCATTCCAATGTTTTGACACTCAAGACGAGCCTGGCGATTGGGAAACACAACACCCAATGCAGGCACTTGAGTCAGACAACACTTTAGTCATGTCCCCTCTGACAGACCAGACACCATCCGATTGTCCATCTTCTTTCTGTGATGGATTGTTGGAATCAGTTGTCTATGGATCATCAGGGGAAAAACAGACGGATCCAGATTCCCCGCTGCTTCATCAGTCCTCTCTACTTGACCATATCGAGATAACACCAGCCACTGCAAACACAGCAG GACACAACTCCAATGCTGAAACCGATTTGGTTCATTTTGCTCCAACTTCCTCAAATGAGAGACGCACATCCTTTGAGAGCGGTGATTGGATAAGACAACTTCTTGGTGAGGATAGGGACTACACCAAGTAG